The Streptococcus mitis genome has a segment encoding these proteins:
- a CDS encoding PrgI family mobile element protein has product MTRLGSEFLKALDSYERPVIGYMTLRQLVLLFGIALTVVVTTILYWLKAPDIILYGVDILLLAPFVIFGCYIDEKIKDEVRFLLTKQERSYQTDYDRKEYTRNEFIRPKENPETL; this is encoded by the coding sequence ATGACACGTTTAGGTAGTGAATTTTTAAAGGCTTTAGATAGCTACGAAAGGCCAGTTATAGGGTATATGACACTGAGACAGTTAGTGCTACTATTTGGTATCGCATTGACAGTAGTTGTCACCACCATCCTCTATTGGCTGAAGGCACCTGATATAATCCTTTATGGCGTTGATATTTTATTATTAGCGCCTTTTGTTATTTTCGGGTGTTATATTGATGAAAAAATTAAAGATGAGGTCCGTTTCCTTTTGACTAAGCAGGAACGCTCTTATCAGACAGATTATGACAGAAAGGAATATACAAGAAATGAATTTATTCGGCCGAAAGAAAACCCTGAAACTCTCTAA